GGCCGGACTGCTCACGGCCGACCCCGCGCGGCGCGCGCTGCTGACCCGCCTGCACACGTCGTGCGGCGTGGAGCAGCGGCACCTGGCGCTCCCGCTCGACCGGTACGGGGCGCTGGGCTCGTTCGACGAGACGAACGCGCTGGCGACGGCGTGCGGGCTCGACCTCGCGGAGCGGGCCGTGCGCGCGGCGTTGGCGGGTGCGGGGCTCGAGCCGCACGACGTCGACCACGTGATGCTCACGTCGGTCACCACGATCGGCGCACCGTCGATGGACGCGATGCTCGTCGAGCGCCTGGGCCTGCGGCCCGACGTGACGCGGCTGCCGAGCTTCGGGCTCGGGTGCGCGGGCGGCGCGGCCGGGCTGGCCCGCGTGCACGACCACCTGACCGCGCACCCCGACCAGGTGGCCGTCCTGGTCTCGGTCGAGCTGTGCTCGCTGACGCTGCAGCGTGACGACGACTCGACCGCCAACCTCGTCGCGGGCGGGCTGTTCGGTGACGGCGGCGCGGCCGTCGTCATGGCGGGGCGCGACCGTCCGGCACCCCGCGCCGCCGCGGCGCGGCACGCGTGGGACCGCGCACCCGTGGTGCTGGGCGCACGCAGCGCGCTGTACCCGGGCACGTCCGACGCGCTGGGCTGGCAGGTGGGCGGCTCGGGGCTGCGGATCGTGCTCTCGGGCGGCCTGCCCGACGCGGTCCGCGCCCACGTCGCCGACGACGCGAAGGCGCTCCTCACGGCGATCGGCGCCGTCCCGGACGACGTGGGCGCGTGGCTGGTGCACCCGGGCGGCCCGAAGATCCTCGAGGCCGTGCAGGAGGCGCTCGACCTGCCGGCCGGTGCGTTGACGCGCTCGTGGGCCAACCTGGCGCGTGCGGGCAACCTGTCCTCGGCGTCGGTCCTGCACGTGCTCGCGGATGCGATGGACACGGGCGGCTCCCCGGCAGCGCCGGGGTCGCTGGGTGTGGCGCTCGCGTTCGGTCCGGGCGTGGGTGCCGAGCTCGTCGCGCTGCGCTGGCCGGACGGGCAGGGGCACGCCGCATGAGCCTCACGCTGTACGTGGCGCTCGTCGTCGCGACCGGGCTCGAACGGCTCGCCGAGCTCGTGGTGTCCGCCCGGCACGCGCGCTGGTCCTTCGCGCGCGGCGGCCGGGAGAGCGGACGCGGCCACTTCCCCGCGATGGTCGCGCTGCACACCGGGCTGCTGGTGGCGTGCGTGGCCGAGGCCGTGCTCGCGGACCGACCGTTCCTGCCGTGGCTCGGGTGGCCCGCACTCGTCGTGGTCCTCGCGTCGCAAGCGCTGCGCTGGTGGTGCATCCGGGTGCTCGGGCCGCAGTGGAACACGCGCGTCATCGTGGTCCCGGGCCTGGGGCTGGTCGCCCGCGGCCCCTACCGGCTGCTGCGGCACCCGAACTACGTCGCGGTGGTCGCGGAGGGCGTCGCGCTCCCGCTCGTGCACACCGCGTGGGTCACGGCTCTCGCGTTCACGGTGCTCAACGCGGTGCTGCTGCTCGGGTTCCGGATCCCCGCCGAGGAGCGCGCACTGGCCGACTCGCGGGCGGCGTGAGCCCGGTGGCGGGCGACGTCGACGCGGACGTGCTCGTCGTCGGCGGCGGACCCGTGGGACTGGCGGCGGCGATCGAGGCCCGGCTCGCGGGCCTGTCCGTGGTGGTGCTCGAGCCGCGGGCGGGGCCGGTGGACAAGGCGTGCGGCGAGGGGCTCATGCCGGGCACTCTCGCGGCGCTGACGCGGCTGGGCGTGGACCCGACCGGGCACGCGCTCGCGGGGATCGCGTACGTGGGCGGGCGGCGGCGCGTGGAGCACGCGTTCTCCGGCGGCGTCGGGCGCGGGGTGCGGCGCACCGTGCTGCATGCGGCGCTGGCGCGGCGCGCGGCGGCCCTGGGTGTGGTGGCGGTGTCGCGGCGCGCCACCGACGTGCGGCAGGACGCGTCCGGCGTCGTCGTCGACGGGCTGCGTGCGCGGCACGTCCTGGCGTGCGACGGGCTGCACTCGCCGGTCCGGCGGATGCTCGGGCTCGAGGCCGGGGCACGACGATCGGGCGGACCCGACCGGCGCCGGTACGGGCTGCGCCGGCACTACCGGGTCGCGCCGTGGGGCGACCTGGTCGAGGTCCACTGGGCGCCGCACGCGGAGGCGTACGTGACCCCGGTCGGTCCGGGCCTGGTGGGGGTCGCGGTGCTCGGGCCGGCGCGCACGGACCTGGACGCGACGCTCTCCGTGCTGCCCGCGCTGGCCGAGCGCCTCACGGGCGCCGAGCCGGACGGGCCGGTGCGCGGGGCCGGGCCGCTGCGCCAGCGCACCACCGCGCGCACGGCGGGCCGCGTGCTGCTGGTCGGCGACGCGTCGGGCTACGTCGACGCGCTCACGGGCGAGGGGCTGCGCGTCGGGCTGGCGCAGGCCGCCGCGGCGGTCGCGCACCTGCACGACCCGGCGGGCTACGAGCGGGCGTGGAACCGCGCGACGCGCGACTACCGGGTGCTCACGTCGGGCCTCGTCGCCGCCGCGACCTCGCCCGCGCGGGGCGGCATCGTGCCGCTGGCCGCGACCCTTCCCGGCGTGTTCGGCGCGGTCGTCGAACGCCTGGCCCGCTGACCCTTGACGACGGCACTTGTTTTTTGCACGTGTGGGCGAACCGGACGACCGCTCACCGAGGGAGAAGCACCATGACCGCGATGTTCGTCAATCTGCCCGTGACCGACCTCGAGCGCGCCAAGGCCTTCTACACCGCGCTCGGGTTCCGCCTGAACCCGCAGTTCTCCGACCACAACGCCGCCTGCCTGGTGGTCGAGGACGGGCACAGCTACTTCATGATCCTGGTGCGCGAGTACTTCCAGACGTTCACGGACCTCCCGCTGGGCGACCCCGCGGTCGCGCCTTCGGTCTCGACCGCGATCTTCCTCGACAGCCGCGACGCGGTCGACGAGCGGGTCGCGGCCGGGCTCGCGGCGGGCGGCTCGGAGGACCGCCCGGCCGCGGACTACGGGTTCATGTACCAGCGGCAGGTGTCCGACCCCGACGGCAACATCCTCGAGTTCGGGTACATGGACCCCGTCGCCGCCGAGCAGGGCCCCGAGGCCGTCGCGGCTCAGCAGGCCTGACCACGTGGCCGCACGCGACTACGGGCAGTACTCCGGGATCTCGCAGGCCCTGGAGCTGATCGGCGAGCGGTGGGCGCTGCTCATCGTGCGCGACCTGCTGGTGGGACCCCGCCGCTACGGCGAGCTGGCGGCGGGGCTCCCCCGGATCCCGAGCAACATCCTGGCCACGCGCCTCAAGGAGCTCCAGGCCGCGGGCGTGCTGCGGCGCGTGCCGCGCTCACGCGTGATCGTCTACGAGCTCACGCCGTACGGGCGCGAGCTCGAACCCGTCGTGCTCGCGCTGGGCGCGTGGGGCTTCAAGGCACTGGGCGAGCCGCGCGACGAGCAGGTCATCACGCGCGAGTCGCTGACCATCGACCTGCGCACGGCGTTCCGCCCGCAGGTCGCGGCCGCGCTGCCCGCGACGGCGTACCGCGCGCGGCTGGGCGCCACCGAGCTGCTGATCCGCGTGGACGGTCCGGCGCTCGACGTGGCCTCCGGCGACGGCCCGGCCGACCTCGCGTTCGCCACCGGACCCGACCTGCGCCGCGTCATCACCGGTGAGCTCGCACCCGACCGCGCGATCGCCACCGGCGTCGTCGAGGTGCTGCACGGCCCGGGCGGGCTGCTCGACCGGTTCGCGAGCACCTTCCACCTGGCCGCGTGACCCCCGGGGTCAGAGGGCCCGCCCCGCGGGTGCCGCGGTGACCAGCGCGACGGCTCGTTCGACCTCGGCGCGGCCGTGGGGCTCGGTGTCGAGCGCGCGGTGGATGGTCAGCCCTTCGATCAGCGCGTCGAGCAAGCGGGCCGTCGGCGGGTCGAAGTGCCGTTCCAGGGCGTGCCGGCTGCGCGCCATCCACTCGTGCGTGAGCCGGCGGTAGCCGGGATCGCGCGCCGCGAGCGTGTACAGCTCGTGCGTGAGGACCAGCTCGCGCGGGTCCACCAGGAGGTCGGCGGTGATCAGCTGGACCACCGCGTCGCGCGCCTCGTCGAGCGTCGTCGCGCGGGACAGGTACTCCTCGAAACGGTCGCTCACCACGTGCGCGAACCGCGTGAACGCCGCACGGAGCAGCTCGTCGGCGTCGGCGAAGTGGTAGCTGATCGAGCCGAGCGGCACGTCCGCCGCGGCCGCGATGCGCCGGGTCGAGGCCCCTGCGACACCCGACTCGCCGATCACCTGCAGGCACGCCTCGACGATGCGCTCGCGCCGCTCGGGGTCGTGCCGCCGTGTCCGGCGCTCGGTCATCGCTGCTCTCCGGGCGTGATCGTGCGGACCACGCGCGCGGGGTTGCCCACCGCGACGACGTTCGCAGGCAGGTCCCGCACGACCACCGACCCCGCGCCGACCACGGTGTTCTCCCCGATGGTCACGCCCGGGCAGACGATCACGCCTCCGCCGAGCCACACGTTGTCCCCGAGGGTGATCGGCTGGGCCGCCTCGAGCTTGTCCCGACGAGGCTGCGGGTCCACCGGGTGCGTGGGCGTCAGGAGCTGCACCTGCGGACCGATCTGGCAGTCCTCGCCGATGGTGATGGTCGCGACGTCCAGCGCCGTCAGGCCCGAGTTCACGAACGTGCGCGCGCCGACGTGGATGTTCTCGCCGTAGTCGACCGCGAGCGGCGGCTTGATGAACGCGCCCTCGCCGAGCGAGCCCAGCAGCTCGGCCAGGATCGAGCGGGCCCGCTCGTCGTCGGCCGCCACCACCGCTCGGTGGTACTCGTCCACCAGGACGGTCGCGCGCCGCGCGATGCGCTCGTTCTCCGGGTCGTCGGCGATGTACAGGTCACCGGCGAGCATGCGCTCACGCTGCGTGCGGGGGTCGCCGGCGAAGTAGTCGGGGGTCGTCATGTGGTCGATCGTACAGATGCTATGTACGATCGACCACAGCCACCCCGCCACCTCTCGGAGATCCATGTCGCCCGTCCCGCCCACGGCTCGCCGCGCGCGCGCCGCCGTCTCGGCCGTGTTCCTGGTCAACGCCGTGCTGTACGCCAACCTGGTGCCGCGTCTGCCCGAGCTGAAGGACCGTCTCGAGCTGAGCAACGCCGCGCTCGGCACCGCGATCGCCGCGATGCCGCTCGGCGCGCTGGTCGCCGGCCTCCTGGCGCCGCTGCTCATCCAGCGCCTCGGCTCCGCGGCGGTCGCGTCGTTCGGGCTGGTCACGCTCGCGGCCGCCGTGACCGCCGTGCCGTTCGCCGGCGGCTGGGGCGTGCTCGCACTGCTGTTCGCCGTCGCGGGCGCGCTCGACGCCGTGATCGACGTCGCGCAGAACGCGCACGGCTTCCGTGTCCAGCGCCTGTACGGGCGCTCGATCGTCAACGCGTTCCACGGCCTGTGGAGCGTCGGGGCGGTGCTGGGCGGACTGCTCGGCTCGGCGGCCGCCGGGCTCGAGGTCCCGCTGCCCGCGCACATCGCCACGACGTCGGCCGTGTTCGCGCTCGTCGCCGTGGTGGCCTTCCGGTTCCTGCTGCGCGGACCCGAGGACTCCGAGCGCTCGGCCGACGACGCGCCGGACGAGCCCCATCCCGGCGCGCGGTCGTTGCGCCATGTGACCGGCCGCACCGTGCTGCTGCTCGCCGCGCTCGGCGTGCTCGCCGCGTGCGGGGCGTTCGTCGAGGACGCCGGCTCGTCCTGGGGTGCGCTGTACCTGCGGGGCGAGGTCGGTACCGGTGCGGCCGCCGCCGGGCTCGCGTTCGTCGCGCTCCAGGTCGCCATGACCGTCGGGCGGCTCACGGGCGACCGCGTCGTGGACCGGTTCGGCCAGCGACGCGTCGCCCGCACGGGCGGGATCGCCATCGCGGCCGGGCTCGGCCTCGCGCTCGGGTTCCCGTCCCTGGCCACCACGCTGATCGGGTTCGCGCTCGCCGGGCTCGGCGTGGCCACCCTGGTCCCCGCCGTCATGCACGCCGCCGACGAGCTGCCGGGGCTGCCCGCGGGCGTCGGCCTGACCGTGGTGAGCTGGCTGCTGCGCGTCGGGTTCCTGGTCTCGCCCACGCTCGTCGGGCTCGTCGCCGATGCGGTCAGCCTGCGGGCGGCACTGCTCGCCGTCGTGGGTGCGGGCGTGCTCGTCGCCACGCTCGGGCGCATCCTGGTGCCCGCGCGGTCCGGGACGGTCGAGCCCGGCGTGGCGGTCCCCGTCTCGGGCGGACCGGCCGCGACCCCGCACGCCTGACGCGCCCGACATCCGGCGTGACCTCGTGCGCACGACGCGCGACGATGCCGCCATGACCACGCACGATGCGACTCCCTTCGTCGAGCTCGGCGACGACGTGCTCACGCTGCGCTGTCTGCGCGCGGACGACGCACCCGCGCTGATCGCGGGCGAGGACGAGGATCAGGTGCGCCGGCTGGACGACGGGCACCGTTCGGAACCCGCGCGCACCCGGGAGTGGATCGAGCAGAACCGGGAGCACTGGCGCACGGGAGGGCCGCGCCGGCACCTCGGCGTCCTGCACGTGGCCACCGGCCGGCTGATCGGCACCATCGAGGCGCACCTGGCCATGCCCGGCACACCGGTCCGCGCGGTGACCATCTCCTCCACGGTCTTCCCCGACGCGCGCGGCCACGGGTACGCCGCGCGCGCGGTGGACCTGCTGTGCACGTGGCTGACCTTCGCCACCGCGGCGGACACGGCGTTGGTCCGGGTGGACGCGGCCGACGCGCCGGTCCACCACGTCCGTGCGCTGCGTGACGCGCAGCACGTCGCACTCGTGTGCGGACCCGCCGGGGCCGGGAAGTCGACGCTCGCGCACCGGCTCGCCGCGCGGGGTGCCGTGCACCTCTCGTTCGACGAGGACGCGTGGCGGCTCGGGCACCGCACCCATCCGCTGCCCGCACACGTCGCCGACGCGCTGCACGCCGACCTGCGCACGCGGCTCGTCGCGCTCGTGCGGCAGGGCCGCGACGTCGTCGTCGACACGTCCTTCTGGTCCCGCGCCGCGCGGACGTCCTACCGCGAGCTGGTGCGCCCCTACGGCGTCGAGCCCGTGACGATGCACCTCGCGACCCCGCACGCGCTGGTGATGGACCGGTTGGCCGCGCGGTCGGGCTCCGGACCGCACGACGTGCTGGTGCCGCCCGAACTCGCGCGTCGCCACCTCGTCGGTTTCGAGGTGCCGACGCGCGACGAGGGCCCGCTCGTCGTGCTCCGGGCCGAGTGAGCCGCGCGGTCCGAGCCGGTGGGCGAGCTGTCGAGACCCCTACCGCTTCTTGCGTGTGAGCCAGATGACGAAGCTCACGATGGACAGGACGAACAGCCCGCCGGCGGTCGCGCCGGTGGCCTGGAACGACACAGGACCGGCGGTGTAGTGCGCTGCGGGTGCGTTCTCGCCGGCGGGGTCCGCCGGGTCGTAGGTGAGGTCGATCGTGTCGCCCACGTCGAACTGGCAGTACGCCTCGTGGACGTTCGGGCTGCTGGCGGAGTACGTCGCGCCGTTCGCGGTGAAGTCGTACGACGGGCCGCACGGGTCGTACTCGGGCTCGTCGTAGTGCTCACGGCTGAGCTCGGTGATGGTGCCCGTGGTGGTGGCGGAGTACGTCGGCAGCGTGGACATCGCGGTGGCCAGCGCCAGCAGCCACGTGAATCCGAACAGCAGCAGCGAAGCCACCAGGGAGACCAGCGCTGTGACGCCCCATGCGACGCTGCGGGTGGGTCGGATCTGGTCGGCGTCCGCGGGGCTCATCAGCGGCGGACGCGGGGTGTCGTCGGTGCTCATGGGGTCTCCCGGTGGGTGGGCGTGCTGAGAGGCTACTGGTCCGGCCCTACGTGCCGGCGTCCGACGGCGAGACGATGATCAGGCAGGTCGCCGGGACGCTGGGCGCGAGCGGCTCCGTGACCGGCACCCGTCAGGACTCCTCGACGCGGCGGCCGAAGACGATCGACGCGTCGACCACCGCGGCGGAGGCGATCGGGCGCAGCCCGTGCAGATGGCCCAGGGGGCCTTCCGGCGGGAGGTCCCACCGGACCGCGAGGCGTCGCAGCGTGCCGGTCACGGTGTTGTGCGCGCGCACGGTGCTGGCGTCGGGGCGGCGCTGCGCCGTGGGCAGGGGCACCGCCACGCGTCCCGGGACCAGGCGCTGCCCGACGCGCGCCGTGAGGCGTGCGATCCCCGCGCCGTCGTCGTCGCGCGCCTCCACCCGGACCTGCGAGCCGCCCGCCCACGCGAACGACGCGAGCTCCTTGGGGATCCCCCAAAGCACGCGCCCGCCGGCGCGCGAGGCCGGGCTCGTCACCCAGATCTGCGGGATCGTGACGCGTGGGACGTGACGCTCGTGCGTCAGGACCGCCACCAGCAGCTCGTCGTAGGTCAGCATCCCGGTGGGTGCGTACCGGACCATCGCGATCCCGACGAACCCGTGGCCGCGCACCGTGAGCGGTCGGTGCCCGGCGGGCAGGGCCGCGTCCAGGCCCGCGACGCGGTGCGGCGGCACGCGCAGCACCGAGACCAGCAGGTCCCCGCGCAGTCGCCAGGGCCCCGGCGGGTACGCAGCCTCGTCGTGCACCAGCGCCTCCTCACGACCGCGCACCGGTTCCGTGCCGTCCCCCGCCGACCGTACGGGTGAACCGCGCGAGATCCTCCGATGCCGCGCGTCGCGGCCCCCTAGATTCCGTCCGTCAACGACGTGTCTGGACAGGAGTCCCGTGATCTTCTTCGGCTGGGGTCGCAACAGCAAGACCCATGAGCTGTCCCCGCACCACGTGCTGGTGCTCACCTATGCGTACTTCCACGTCTTCTGGCTGTTCCGGATCACGGTCCCCCAGGGCTACGGCCTGGCCACGCTCAGCGAGTACGGCTGGGCGACGCGCCCGATGACCCCCCTCGAGGTGGACAACGGCGGGTACAAGGAGCTGCTGAGCGTGAGCTGGTGGTGGCGCTGGGGGCTGCTCGTCGGCCTTGCGGGCGTGGTGCTGCTGGTGATCGCGTCCTCGCTCACGGGAAGCTGAGCGAGGCCTTCTCAGGTGCGCCGCAGCCACGGCGCCACGGCCGCGCTCAGGGCGGCGGGCTGCTCGACCCACGGGTAGTGACCGCAGTCGGGCAGCATCACCAGGTCCGCCCCGAGCGCGGCGGCGTACGACTCGACGGGCGCGACGCCGGTCATCGCGTCCGCGGCGCCCCCGACGACGAGCACGGGGCTCCGCACACCCGCGCGCACGCGGTCGGCCGCATCGGGCGGCACGTCCCGGAACCAGGCGCGCGCTGCGGGCAGGGACACCGCGCCGAGCCCGGCGTGCGCGCGCTCGGCCTCGCCCCAGCGCGCGTACCCCGCCGGGGCCTCGACCATCCAACGGCGCTGGAACTCGTCGTCGTCCGCGGGTGGCGGGCCGAGGAGCGAGTCGACCGCGGCGTCGACGAGCGGGTCGTGCCGCGCGCGGGCGAGCTGCTCGCCGTCGTCGGCAGTGCCCGTCAGCCACGTCGCCGGGGGCGTGACCAGCAGCAACGAGCGCACCCGCGCGGAGTGCTGCACCGCGGCCGCGAGCGCCAGGCGGGTCCCCGCGGAGTGTGCGAGCACGTCCACCTCGGCCAGTCCCAGATGGTCCGCGAGCGCGACCACGTCAGCAGCGTCGCGCCACCACCCGCGCGAGAGGCCGCCCGTCGTCGGGGTGCCACGCGGGTGCAGCACGACGAGGTCGCGGCCACCGGTCGTCTCCGCCAGCCCCGCCAGGTACTCGACACCGCGGCACGGACCACCGGGCACGACGAGCACGGGGGTCGATCCGGACCGTTCGGACGGCTCGTGGTGGTACCGCAGGGTCACGGCGTCGTCGGACACGAAGGTCGGCACGGCCCGACGCTACCGTCGTCCCGCACGCGGCCGACGAGGGTCCGCGGTGGTGGTCAGGAGGAGTCTGTGGGCAGGTACGTCGGAACCGTCGGTCGTCCGCTCGACGAGGTGCGGTGGGCGATCGACGCGGTCGCGCCGCAGCAGGGCTGGACGCTCGGGTTCGGCTCGACCCGCGAGGTCGCGGTGCTGACCAAGGGCATGACCCTGTGGTCGTGGGGCGCGACGCTCCACGTGCACCTGCAGGACCTGGGCGGGATCACGCGGCTGACCTGCGACACGCGTGAGGAGCTGCCGGCGCTCACCGACTGGGGGCGCGGCAAGCGTGCCGCACAGCGTCTGGTCGAGGCGCTCGGCGGCACGTTCGCGTGACGCGGGCGTGGCGGCGCCGGCGTCACGTGCCGCGCCGCCACCCCACGTGTCAGTGCAGGCCGCCCCAGCGCATGGGGTTGGTCCGGGTCGAGGCGAACAGGAACCAGGACGTGGCACCCACGTGCTGCACCTGGAAGTAGCCGAACCCGAAGCCCGTGTCGAGCAGGCTGGACGCCGCCACCACACCACCCGTGGCCGCCGCTCCGCCCAGGTGCTGCCCCTCCCCCAGCACGTCCTGCGCGTGCCGGACCTGCGCGAGCAGGGCCGCGGCCCGCATGCGGTCGTGGTGGCTCCCTCGGTCCGCGAGCGACGTCGCCAGCTGGCCCGTCCCCTCGAGCCAGACGCCCTGCGGGTGCACGGTGATGCCGTTGTACTGCGCGGTCGACGTGAGGCTCGCGGTGCTGAACGTGACGCCGGACAGCCGTTCGCCGTCCGGCAGCTGGCTCGTGGCGGCCGCGGCGTCGTCCTGCACCGCGAGCGCGCGGGTCGCCCAGTCGAGCGCGGGGGCGTAGCGCCGCTCGCGCAGCGCGAGCCAGCTCCACGTGGCGGGGTCCAGCGGGACGGGCGACCGGTTGATCTCCACGCCGTCGTTGGTGCCGGTCCAGAACCAGCCGTCGGCACGTGACCACATGCCGTCGACGAACGCGCGCGCGTGCGCGGCCGCCTTCGTCCAGCGGCGGTCGCCCGTGACGGTGCGCAGCATCGTGAAGAACGCGACGCAGTCCACGTTGTGCTCGGTCGAGCCGTTCGGCACCGGCTCGGTCGCGCCGTTGACGCCGAACGAGAAGCCGCCCAACGGCCTCGTCGACCACGTGTTCGTCGTGATCCACTCGCCGATGCGGACCGCGGCGTCCCGGTAGCGACGCTCGCGCGTGCGCCCGTACAGCTGGACCAGCGCGATGCCGGGCCACGCCATGTCGCCCACCGCGGTGCCCAGGAACCCGAACTGCCAGCCGATGTTGGCCGTGCCGTCGGGCTGCACGAACCCGTTGGGCTGCGGCGAGCCGTCGTAGAACGTGTACGGGCCCACGTTGTAGCCCTGGCGGAGGCGGCCGTCGTCGTGCGCGGGGTCGTGCTCCTGCGCGTAGACCAGACCGTCGCCCAGGACGCGTGCGGTGGCCAGCGCGCTGCGGCGGCCGTCCGCGAGCAGCGCGAGGATCGCGAGCGCGTTGTCGTAGACGAACGCCGTGCTGAACAGGCCCAGCTCGTCGGCGTAGCTCTGGGCCAGGCGCGGCCCGGTGTTGACGGTCGGGTAGGCGTCCGTGGCGTGCTGCAGGAACGCGACCGCGGCGCGCTCGGCCGCCCGGCCCGGGTGGGGGTGGCCCGGCCGGTGCGCGGGCAGCGCGGCAGGTCGGCCCGTGGCCAGCGCCCCGCTCGCACCCGCGGCGACCGCGACCGCGGCGCCCGAGAGGGCCAGGAAGGACCTGCGGCCCAGCGCTGCTCCGGGTGAGGCGTCCTGGATCGTGGTGCTCGTCGCATCGTCCGACATCGCGGTGTCTCCTCTGACGGTGGCGGCTGCGGCGCTGCAGCCGGGACACAGGGTAGTGACACGTGTCACGCGAACGGAAGATCCGGACATCACCGACACCCGATCGAGATCTGCCGTGTCGCCCGGACGTAGGGTCAAGGCACGACGACGACCGAAGGAGCACCGTGCGCGCAACCGTCATCCATGGCGAGAGGGACATCCGGGTCGACGAGGTCCCGGACCCGGTGCTGCTGCCCGGCGGCAGCGGACGGGACGCCGTCGTGCGCGTCGTCGCCGCGTGCGTGTGCGGCTCCGACCTGTGGCCCTACCGCGGGGTCGAGCGCGTGCGCGCACCGCGCCGGATCGGCCACGAGTTCGTCGGCGTGGTCGAGCAGGTGGGCGACGCGGTCGAGCGCGTGCGCGTCGGCGACTTCGTCATCGCGCCGTTCTACGTGTGCTGCTCGGAGTGCACCAACTGCCGCAACGGCGTCAGCACGTCCTGCCTCAACGGCGGCTGGTGGGGCAGCGAGGACCGCGAGGGCGGGTTCGCGGACGCCGGCCAGGGCGAGCGGGTCCGGGTGCCGCTCGCGGACGGCACGCTCGTCGTCGTCCCGGACCTCGACCCGGACAGCGAGCGCGGGCGCGCGCTGATCCCCCACCTGCTCACGCTGTCCGACGTGATGTGCACCGGCCACCACGCGGCCGTCTCGGGTGGCGTGCGCGCGGGCTCGACCGTGGCCGTCGTCGGGGACGGGGCCGTCGGGCTCGGCGCGATCGCCGCCGCCAAGCGGCTCGGGGCGACGCGCATCGTCGCGATGTCACGTCACGCCGACCGGCAGGCGCTCGCGCGCGAGCTGGGTGCGACCGACGTGGTCCCCGAGCGCGGCGACGACGGGATCGCGCGGCTCAAGGAGATGTTCGACGGCGTGGGGCCGGACGTGGTGCTCGAGTGCGTCGGCACCAAGGAGTCGATGGACCAGGCCCTGCGCTCGGCGCGTCCGGGCGGGCAGGTCGGCTTCGTCGGCGTCCCGGCGGGCGGGCCCGAGCTTCCGGTCTCGACGATGTTCTCGACGAACGTGGGCGTGCGCGGCGGGGTCGCGCCCGTGCGCGGGTACATCCCCGAGCTGCTGCCGGAGGTGCTCGACGGCACGCTGCGACCCGGCATCGTGTTCGACCTCGAGCTGCCGCTCGAGCAGGTGGCCGAGGCGTACGCCGCGATGGACGAGCGGCGCGCGACGAAGGTGCTGCTGCGCCCCTGACGCGTTCTCCACAGGCGCCTCCGGACCTGGTATGGCGCGTCCGGTTCGCGTAGAATCGAACACATGTTCGAGACAGGGACCATCGACGGCGCGGGGGGCGCTCAGGCCACGGGCCTGGACGTGCTCGCCGAGCTCGAGGCCCTGTCCGGGCAGCTGTCCGCGCTCGTCGTCCGCGCCGCCTCGGCTCCACGCTGGGGCGGCGCGACGCGGGCCCGGGTGCTCGGTCTGCTCGACCGCCTGCCCGGTCTCGTGGCGGGCGTCCGGTCGCCGGTCCTGGTGGCGCAGCAGTCGGCCGCCGAGGCGGTCGGGGGCGAGCGGTCGTTCCTGGACGCACGCGCGCGCCTGACGGGCTCCACGCGGTTCCAGGCCGAGCGTGAGGTGCGCACGGCCCAGGCCCTCGGGGCCCTGGGGTCGGTGCGGGACGCCGTGGTCGGCGGCGTGATGCCCGTCGGGCACGCGGACGTGCTCGCGCGCACGCTGGACGCAGCGAGCGCGCAGGTCGGCGCGCTGCTGCGCAGCCCGGAGGCCCAGGCGAAGGTCGTCGAGCTCGCGCGCGGGGCGGATGCGCGCGAGTTCTCCCGGTCGCTGTCCGCGCTCGTCGCGGAGCACGACGCCTCGCACCTCGAGCACCAACGCGACGCCGCGCGCCGCGCCCGCTTCCTCGTGCTGTCCCACTCGCCCGAGGGCACGTTCCTCAAGGGTCGTCTGGACCCGGTCGCCGGGCACGCGCTCGCGCGTGCGCTGGACGCCACGGGCCACCGGCAGGACGCGGAGCGCTCGGCGGAGCAGGCGCGGGCGGATGCGCTCACCGCGCTCGCGCAGCACGCGTCGACCGCTGGGACCCGCTCGTCACGCGCCCTCACGCAGGATGCGACGGCCGGCGAACCGGAGCTGTGGCGCGGCCCC
The Cellulomonas gilvus ATCC 13127 DNA segment above includes these coding regions:
- a CDS encoding HNH endonuclease signature motif containing protein, producing the protein MFETGTIDGAGGAQATGLDVLAELEALSGQLSALVVRAASAPRWGGATRARVLGLLDRLPGLVAGVRSPVLVAQQSAAEAVGGERSFLDARARLTGSTRFQAEREVRTAQALGALGSVRDAVVGGVMPVGHADVLARTLDAASAQVGALLRSPEAQAKVVELARGADAREFSRSLSALVAEHDASHLEHQRDAARRARFLVLSHSPEGTFLKGRLDPVAGHALARALDATGHRQDAERSAEQARADALTALAQHASTAGTRSSRALTQDATAGEPELWRGPTQDATADDDPGGSLPDGAGTAPAAHVSLLVPAATWVAVRTAASRRRERAGRGRSGARTGFEADGSSGVGSSGVTAAADACDAVRADGRSGGGMAAPDPAQLRADVPRLVPAVSEEGTVLSADELAVALCDCTMTRVVMGAQGVPLDVGRGRRMFGPAQRLAVVARDRQCAWNGCSVAARYCEVHHVRWWHRDRGPSDVSNGVLLCSFHHHEVHRLDLDIEPVAGPREAGPVPGAVARRRYTFRTHDGRIHNGPPGRPPDSG